The Vulpes lagopus strain Blue_001 chromosome 14, ASM1834538v1, whole genome shotgun sequence genome window below encodes:
- the IQCD gene encoding LOW QUALITY PROTEIN: dynein regulatory complex protein 10 (The sequence of the model RefSeq protein was modified relative to this genomic sequence to represent the inferred CDS: inserted 2 bases in 1 codon) has protein sequence MVGSLLDTGIQSAQKIALDVLTVAPLYQGPDIXRMELMAEPSKKPASLLKPLVPSKSKLTTIETKRIMSVLDETIHKVELVTLLSYVASNYETLGGMLGQDILKAVREHEDLCHSLLDSVIYLQDKERQLQEEEEEEGWYRDRLFSLELQKSSLLPLMQQIKESTKDILRLLLNNPQAARLLQMHTVSRSAEAQNFIDCLIELRGFLFEKLLTSPMEARDKNQFIQDISRRNRRNQEIIDALENELAASMKNRDAEVEKENFVIQELKNHLHQVLKLSENSLFRIKQEAEKQQKTYFRASQARVSKMQQEILMLRSQHHNLVMENQEAEQALRKKKYKVETEIENWIQKYDMEMSAKQDEYEELDTIHKEEKVQLEELKQRHNVLVEEFAQIRAEREINAKKRMEAKQEMLRMTRAATLIQALWKGYLVRSMLRSRKRKRSKSKGGDKRKGKGKAKEKGKEKAKGKAKAKK, from the exons GGCATACAGTCTGCTCAGAAAATTGCTCTAGATGTCCTCACCGTGGCCCCTCTCTACCAGGGCCCTGACAT AAGAATGGAGTTGATGGCAGAGCCATCCAAGAAGCCCGCCTCACTGCTAAAACCCTTGGTCCCCTCTAAGTCCAAACTCACCACCATTGAGACCAAGAGGATCATGTCCGTACTGGATGAGACCATCCACAAGGTAGAGTTGGTGACTCTGCTGTCATATGTGGCTTCTAATTACGAGACTCTGGGGGGGATGCTGGGACAGGACATCTTGAAGGCTGTGAGGGAGCACGAGGACCTCTGCCATAGCCTCCTGGACAGTGTCATTTACCTGCAGGATAAAGAAAGGCAgttgcaggaggaggaagaggaggaagggtggTATAGAGACCGCCTCTTCTCCTTAGAACTGCAGAAATCCAGCCTCCTGCCACTTATGCAACAGATCAAAGAATCTACCAAGGACATCCTCAGACTCTTGCTCAATAACCCACAGGCAGCAAGGCTCTTGCAGATGCATACAGTGAGCAGAAGCGCAGAAGCCCAAAATTTTATTGATTGCCTGATAGAACTACGGGGTTTTCTCTTCGAGAAGCTGCTCACTAGTCCCATGGAAGCTAGAGATAAGAATCAGTTCATACAGGATATCAGTAGACGGAACAGGAGGAACCAAGAAATCATCGATGCTCTCGAAAATGAATTGGCAGCGAGCATGAAGAACAGAGATGCAGAG GTGGAGAAAGAGAACTTTGTGATCCAAGAACTGAAAAACCACCTGCACCAGGTGCTCAAGCTCTCAGAAAACAGCCTCTTCCGCATCAAACAGGAGGCGGAGAAGCAGCAGAAGACCTACTTCCGGGCCTCGCAGGCCAGGGTGTCCAAGATGCAGCAGGAGATACTGATGCTCAGGTCCCAGCACCACAACCTGGTCATGGAAAACCAGGAGGCAGAGCAGGCGCTGAGGAAG aagaaatataaagtGGAGACGGAAATCGAGAACTGGATCCAGAAGTATGATATGGAGATGAGTGCGAAGCAG GATGAGTACGAGGAGCTTGACACCATCCACAAGGAGGAGAAGGTCCAGCTGGAGGAGCTGAAGCAGAGGCACAATGTGCTCGTGGAGGAGTTCGCCCAGATCCGGGCCGAGCGGGAGATCAATGCCAAGAAGAGGATGGAGGCCAAGCAGGAGATGCTGCGCATGACGCGGGCCGCCACGCTCATCCAGGCTTTGTGGAAGGGCTACCTGGTCCGCTCCATGCTCAGGTCCAGGAAGAGGAAGCGGAGCAAGAGCAAAGGGGGGGACAAGAGGAAGGGCAAGGGGAAGgccaaggagaaggggaaggagaaggccaAGGGGAAGGCCAAGGCCAAGAAATGA